A genomic region of Oryza glaberrima chromosome 1, OglaRS2, whole genome shotgun sequence contains the following coding sequences:
- the LOC127786245 gene encoding GDSL esterase/lipase At5g45910-like isoform X2, which yields MSPVTPAAAPPPSPSGATTPSSASATPWPTPATTPSSSTAERLGLPLVPPFLAYNGSFRHGANFAVGAATALDSSFFHGAGDPPGASPFPLNTSLSVQLSWFDSLKPSLCSTTQECKDFFGRSLFFVGEFGINDYHSSFGRRSMQEIRSFVPDIIRTISMAIEKLIGDGATTVVVPGMIPSGCSPPVLVTFADAGAAEYDASTGCLREPNEVATLHNSLLLDAVEELREKHPDVAIVHTDLFRHVSEMVQNPDKFGFQKDVLSVCCGGPGKYHYNTRIICGDEGATTCVDPSKSLYWDGVHLTEAAYHYIADDWLHAITLSARATS from the exons ATGTCGCCggtgacgccggcggcggcgccgcctccctctccgtcCGGCGCTACGACGCCATCTTCAGCTTCGGCGACTCCTTGGCCGACACCGGCAACAACCCCGTCGTCTTCGACTG CCGAACGCCTGGGCCTGCCGTTGGTGCCGCCGTTCTTGGCTTACAACGGGAGCTTCCGGCACGGCGCCAActtcgccgtcggcgccgccaccgcactCGACTCCAGCTTCTtccacggcgccggcgatcCCCCGGGCGCCAGCCCGTTCCCTCTCAACACCAGCCTAAGCGTGCAGCTGAGCTGGTTCGATTCACTCAAGCCCTCACTCTGCAGCACAACTCAAG AATGCAAGGATTTCTTCGGCAGATCGCTCTTCTTCGTCGGCGAATTCGGCATCAACGACTACCACTCCTCCTTCGGGAGGAGGAGCATGCAAGAAATCAGATCGTTCGTCCCGGACATCATCCGTACCATCTCCATGGCCATCGAG AAGCTGATTGGCGACGGGGCGACCACGGTGGTGGTTCCGGGCATGATACCGTCGgggtgctcgccgccggtgcTCGTCACcttcgccgacgccggcgcggcggagtaCGACGCGAGCACCGGCTGCCTGAGGGAGCCCAACGAGGTAGCGACGCTGCACAACTCGCTGCTGCTGGACGCCGTCGAGGAGCTCCGGGAGAAGCACCCGGATGTCGCCATCGTGCACACCGATTTGTTCAGACACGTCTCGGAGATGGTCCAGAATCCTGACAAGTTTG GGTTTCAAAAGGATGTTCTCAGCGTTTGCTGTGGAGGTCCCGGAAAATACCACTACAACACCAGGATAATCTGCGGCGATGAAGGTGCGACCACCTGTGTGGATCCATCCAAGAGCTTGTACTGGGACGGCGTCCACTTAACCGAGGCAGCTTACCACTACATCGCCGATGATTGGCTTCATGCCATAACCTTATCTGCAAGAGCTACCTCCTAA
- the LOC127766014 gene encoding G-type lectin S-receptor-like serine/threonine-protein kinase At2g19130: protein MILNLIILFLGSHAASASNTLFPGQPLSGSETLVSENGIFELGFFSPSGTKHYLGIRYKNITSSNPVNFWLGNRIPITNFLNATLYIDAGELYIEELGSVLWTSNSMKNASETAVAVILNTGNFVVRDQLNSSMVVWQSFDHPADALLPGAWLGLDMVIGANILLTLYKPPYNCTLMIDQSRKRGFIMFIDGHDYLGTFPDWMVTYEENGSLVRLNDPEIPNEIEFMKLHLGQVSLLKWINNATSSGWQPVWSYPSSCKVSAFHCGAFGICTSTGTCKCIDGFSPTEPSEWELGHFVSGCSRITPSNCQGAVSTDSFVLLDNLQGFPDNPQNVTAATSEECQATCLSECFCAAYSYHSGCKIWHSMLLNLTLADNPPYTEIYMRIGSPNKSRLHILVFILIFGSIAVILVMLMLLLIYKKRSSCVASQAKMEGFLAVYSYAQVKKATRNFSDKLGEGSFGSVFKGTIAGSTIVAVKKLKGLGHTEKQFRTEVQTVGMIQHTNLVRLLGFCTGGTRRLLVYEYMPNGSLDSHLFSETSRVLSWNLRHRIVIGIARGLAYLHEECRDSIIHCDIKPENILLDAELCPKIADFGMAKLLGREFSAVLTSIRGTIGYLAPEWISGQPITYKADVYSFGVLLFEIISGRRSTEKIQHGNHRYFPLYAAAKVNEGDVLCLLDDRLEGNASLKELDVACRVACWCIQDDEIHRPSMRQVIHMLEGIVGVELPPIPASIQNLMDGYDSDLYSVEV from the coding sequence ATGATCCTCAACTTGATTATATTATTTCTGGGTAGCCATGCTGCAAGTGCATCAAATACCCTTTTTCCTGGCCAACCTCTCTCAGGCAGTGAAACCTTAGTATCAGAAAATGGCATTTTTGAGTTGGGTTTTTTCTCCCCAAGTGGTACAAAGCACTACCTCGGCATACGATACAAGAACATTACAAGCAGCAATCCAGTAAACTTCTGGCTGGGAAACAGGATTCCCATTACTAACTTCCTTAATGCAACATTGTATATCGATGCCGGTGAACTTTATATTGAGGAGCTTGGCTCTGTTCTATGGACCTCAAATTCAATGAAAAATGCATCAGAGACTGCTGTGGCAGTTATCCTTAATACTGGAAACTTTGTAGTAAGAGATCAGCTCAACTCTTCTATGGTCGTATGGCAGAGCTTTGATCACCCAGCTGATGCACTGCTCCCAGGAGCATGGCTTGGATTGGATATGGTCATCGGAGCCAACATCTTGCTTACCCTATACAAGCCTCCTTATAATTGTACCCTCATGATTGACCAAAGTAGGAAGAGGGGATTTATCATGTTCATTGATGGGCATGACTATCTTGGAACATTTCCAGATTGGATGGTTACCTATGAAGAAAATGGCAGTTTGGTACGATTAAATGATCCAGAAATTCCAAATGAAATTGAATTCATGAAATTGCATCTGGGGCAAGTCAGTTTGTTGAAGTGGATAAATAATGCAACAAGTAGTGGTTGGCAACCTGTGTGGAGCTACCCTTCCAGCTGCAAAGTTAGTGCTTTTCACTGTGGTGCATTTGGTATTTGCACAAGCACAGGAACATGCAAATGCATTGATGGTTTCAGTCCAACGGAGCCAAGTGAATGGGAGCTTGGACATTTTGTTAGTGGCTGCTCTAGAATTACCCCCTCAAACTGTCAAGGTGCTGTTTCCACCGACTCGTTTGTTTTGTTAGACAACTTGCAGGGCTTTCCTGACAATCCTCAGAATGTGACGGCAGCAACTAGTGAAGAATGTCAAGCTACCTGTCTAAGCGAATGCTTCTGCGCAGCATACTCATATCATTCTGGCTGCAAGATATGGCACAGCATGTTGCTTAATTTGACTTTAGCTGATAACCCTCCATACACCGAGATTTATATGCGTATAGGTTCTCCAAATAAAAGCAGGCTGCACATACTGGTTTTCATACTAATTTTTGGGTCAATAGCGGTTATTCTTGTCATGTTGATGCTTCTCTTGATATACAAGAAGAGATCCTCATGTGTTGCAAGCCAGGCAAAAATGGAAGGTTTTCTTGCAGTGTACTCTTATGCACAGGTCAAGAAAGCTACAAGAAACTTCTCTGACAAACTGGGGGAAGGAAGCTTTGGAAGTGTTTTCAAGGGAACAATTGCAGGTTCAACGATTGTTGCTGTGAAGAAGCTCAAAGGCCTAGGGCACACAGAGAAGCAATTCCGGACAGAGGTGCAGACTGTTGGGATGATCCAACATACTAATCTTGTCCGTCTTTTGGGATTCTGTACTGGAGGGACTAGAAGGTTGCTAGTCTATGAGTATATGCCAAACGGTTCTTTGGATTCTCATCTCTTTTCAGAAACCTCAAGGGTATTAAGTTGGAATCTTCGCCATCGGATTGTCATTGGTATTGCTAGAGGTTTGGCCTACCTGCACGAGGAATGCAGGGACTCCATCATACATTGTGACATTAAGCCTGAAAATATACTACTTGATGCGGAGTTATGCCccaaaattgcagattttgGTATGGCAAAGCTTCTTGGACGGGAATTCAGCGCAGTACTCACCAGTATCCGAGGAACCATTGGCTATCTTGCACCAGAGTGGATATCTGGACAGCCTATTACCTACAAGGCAGACGTCTATAGTTTTGGTGTCCTGCTCTTCGAAATAATATCAGGGCGGAGGAGTACGGAGAAAATTCAACATGGAAACCATCGATATTTCCCCCTTTATGCTGCTGCTAAAGTGAACGAAGGAGATGTTTTATGCTTGCTTGATGACAGGCTGGAAGGAAATGCGAGTTTGAAGGAGCTGGATGTTGCCTGCCGAGTTGCTTGTTGGTGCATCCAGGATGATGAGATCCACAGGCCATCAATGAGGCAAGTTATTCACATGTTGGAAGGTATTGTCGGCGTTGAATTGCCTCCTATCCCGGCTTCCATTCAAAACCTGATGGACGGTTATGATAGTGATTTATATTCTGTGGAAGTTTGA
- the LOC127786245 gene encoding GDSL esterase/lipase At5g45910-like isoform X1 → MIMLWLPAAVSLLLSSSLHVAGDAGGGAASLSVRRYDAIFSFGDSLADTGNNPVVFDWYSIFDPVTRPPYGSTFFGRPTGRNCDGRLVLDFVAERLGLPLVPPFLAYNGSFRHGANFAVGAATALDSSFFHGAGDPPGASPFPLNTSLSVQLSWFDSLKPSLCSTTQECKDFFGRSLFFVGEFGINDYHSSFGRRSMQEIRSFVPDIIRTISMAIEKLIGDGATTVVVPGMIPSGCSPPVLVTFADAGAAEYDASTGCLREPNEVATLHNSLLLDAVEELREKHPDVAIVHTDLFRHVSEMVQNPDKFGFQKDVLSVCCGGPGKYHYNTRIICGDEGATTCVDPSKSLYWDGVHLTEAAYHYIADDWLHAITLSARATS, encoded by the exons ATGATCATGTTGTggctgcccgccgccgtctcgctcCTCCTCTCGTCGTCGCTGCATGTCGCCggtgacgccggcggcggcgccgcctccctctccgtcCGGCGCTACGACGCCATCTTCAGCTTCGGCGACTCCTTGGCCGACACCGGCAACAACCCCGTCGTCTTCGACTGGTACTCCATCTTCGACCCCGTCACCCGCCCTCCCTACGGCTCCACCTTCTTCGGCCGCCCCACCGGCCGCAACTgcgacggccgcctcgtcctcgACTTCGTCG CCGAACGCCTGGGCCTGCCGTTGGTGCCGCCGTTCTTGGCTTACAACGGGAGCTTCCGGCACGGCGCCAActtcgccgtcggcgccgccaccgcactCGACTCCAGCTTCTtccacggcgccggcgatcCCCCGGGCGCCAGCCCGTTCCCTCTCAACACCAGCCTAAGCGTGCAGCTGAGCTGGTTCGATTCACTCAAGCCCTCACTCTGCAGCACAACTCAAG AATGCAAGGATTTCTTCGGCAGATCGCTCTTCTTCGTCGGCGAATTCGGCATCAACGACTACCACTCCTCCTTCGGGAGGAGGAGCATGCAAGAAATCAGATCGTTCGTCCCGGACATCATCCGTACCATCTCCATGGCCATCGAG AAGCTGATTGGCGACGGGGCGACCACGGTGGTGGTTCCGGGCATGATACCGTCGgggtgctcgccgccggtgcTCGTCACcttcgccgacgccggcgcggcggagtaCGACGCGAGCACCGGCTGCCTGAGGGAGCCCAACGAGGTAGCGACGCTGCACAACTCGCTGCTGCTGGACGCCGTCGAGGAGCTCCGGGAGAAGCACCCGGATGTCGCCATCGTGCACACCGATTTGTTCAGACACGTCTCGGAGATGGTCCAGAATCCTGACAAGTTTG GGTTTCAAAAGGATGTTCTCAGCGTTTGCTGTGGAGGTCCCGGAAAATACCACTACAACACCAGGATAATCTGCGGCGATGAAGGTGCGACCACCTGTGTGGATCCATCCAAGAGCTTGTACTGGGACGGCGTCCACTTAACCGAGGCAGCTTACCACTACATCGCCGATGATTGGCTTCATGCCATAACCTTATCTGCAAGAGCTACCTCCTAA
- the LOC127786205 gene encoding LOW QUALITY PROTEIN: probable inactive receptor kinase At4g23740 (The sequence of the model RefSeq protein was modified relative to this genomic sequence to represent the inferred CDS: deleted 1 base in 1 codon), with translation MPLPTNPAKQTPPLSPRPARAAPTPTPARTPPPPPPPGARFPNHAQPQPQPLQLRLLSIQSPPPPPPLLRSKPTRTPPPRFCWFSAMPPPRLLCLAAFLALALLLVACAAEPDADRAALLDFLAGLGGGRGRINWASSPRVCGNWTGVTCSGDGSRVVALRLPGLGLSGPVPRGTLGRLTAMQVLSLRANNLSGEFPEELLSLASLTGLHLQLNAFSGALPPELARLRALQVLDLSFNGFNGTLPAALSNLTQLVALNLSNNSLSGRVPDLGLPALQFLNLSNNHLDGPVPTSLLRFNDTAFAGNNVTRPASASPAGTPPSGSPAAAGAPAKRRVRLSQAAILAIVVGGCIAVSAVIAVFLIAFCNRSGGGGDEEVSRVVSGKSGEKKVRESPESKAVIGKAGDGNRIVFFEGPALAFDLEDLLRASAEVLGKGAFGTAYRAVLEDATTVVVKRLKEVSAGRRDFEQQMELVGRIRHANVAELRAYYYSKDEKLLVYDFYSRGSVSNMLHGKRGEDRTPLNWETRVRIALGAARGIAHIHTENNGKFVHGNIKASNVFLNNQQYGCVSDLGLASLMNPITARSRSLGYCAPEVTDSRKASQCSDVYSFGVFILELLTGRSPVQITGGGNEVVHLVRWVQSVVREEWTAEVFDVELMRYPNIEEEMVEMLQIAMVCVSRTPERRPKMSDVVRMLEDVRRTDTGTRTSTEASTPVVDVQNKAESSSAAH, from the exons ATGCCGCTCCCCACAAATCCTGCAAAACAAACACCCCCGCTCTCT CCACGCCCCGCCCGCGCGGCACCAACCCCAACCCCCGCAagaacacccccccccccccccccccctggcGCACGTTTCCCCAACCacgcgcagccgcagccgcagccgctgcAGCTTCGACTCCTCTCCATCcaatctccaccaccaccaccaccgctgctcaGATCCAAACCCACACGCACTCCTCCTCCCCGCTTCTGCTGGTTttccgccatgccgccgccgaggcTGCTGTGCCTGGCGGCGTTCCTGGCGCtggcgctgctgctggtggcgtGCGCGGCTGAGCCGGACGCGGACAGGGCGGCGCTGCTCGACTTCCTCGCGGGGCTGGGCGGCGGCAGGGGGCGCATCAACTGGGCGTCGTCCCCGCGGGTCTGCGGCAACTGGACGGGGGTCACCTGCAGCGGCGACGGGTCGCGCGTCGTGGCGCTCCGCCTCCCGGGCCTCGGCCTCTCCGGCCCCGTGCCGCGGGGCACGCTCGGCAGGCTCACCGCAATGCAGGTGCTCAGCCTCCGCGCCAACAACCTCTCCGGCGAGTTCCCGGAGGAGCTCCTCTCACTCGCGTCGCTCACGGGGCTGCACCTCCAGCTCAACGCCTTCTCCGGCGCgctcccgccggagctcgcgcGGCTCCGGGCCCTGCAGGTGCTCGACCTCTCGTTCAACGGGTTCAATGGCACCCTCCCCGCCGCGCTCTCCAACCTCACCCAGCTCGTCGCGCTCAACCTCTCCAACAACTCCCTCTCCGGCCGCGTCCCGGACCTCGGCCTCCCGGCGCTCCAGTTCTTGAATCTGTCCAACAACCATCTCGACGGCCCCGTGCCCACCTCGCTGCTGAGGTTCAACGACACCGCGTTCGCCGGGAACAACGTGAcgcggccggcgtcggcgtcgccagCGGGGACGCCGCCCTCGGGGTCtcctgcggcggccggcgcgccgGCGAAGAGGCGGGTGCGGCTCAGCCAGGCGGCCATCCTCGCCATTGTCGTCGGCGGGTGCATCGCGGTGTCCGCGGTCATCGCCGTCTTCCTGATTGCGTTCTGCaacaggagcggcggcggcggcgacgaggaggtgaGCCGCGTCGTGTCCGGCAAGAGCGGGGAGAAGAAGGTGAGGGAGTCGCCGGAGTCCAAGGCGGTGATAGGCAAAGCCGGGGACGGGAACCGGATCGTGTTCTTCGAGGGCCCGGCATTGGCGTTCGATTTGGAGGACCTGCTCCGCGCTTCCGCCGAGGTTCTTGGGAAGGGCGCGTTCGGCACGGCGTACCGGGCGGTGCTGGAGGACGCCACCACGGTGGTGGTGAAGAGGCTCAAGGAGGTGAGCGCCGGGCGCCGCGACTTCGAGCAGCAGATGGAGCTCGTCGGCCGGATTCGGCATGCCAATGTGGCGGAGCTCCGGGCATACTACTACTCCAAGGACGAGAAGCTGCTTGTCTACGATTTCTATAGCCGGGGAAGCGTATCCAACATGCTTCACG gaaagagaggggaggaCAGAACACCTTTGAACTGGGAAACCAGGGTAAGGATAGCCCTGGGAGCAGCAAGAGGGATTGCACACATTCACACTGAGAACAATGGGAAATTTGTTCACGGCAACATCAAGGCCTCAAATGTCTTCCTGAACAACCAGCAATATGGCTGCGTCTCCGACCTTGGCTTGGCATCGCTGATGAACCCAATCACCGCAAGGTCCCGTTCTCTGGGATATTGTGCACCGGAGGTCACAGATTCGAGGAAAGCATCGCAATGTTCAGATGTCTACAGCTTTGGTGTCTTCATACTTGAGCTCCTGACCGGGAGATCACCTGTTCAGATCACTGGTGGGGGCAATGAGGTTGTTCACCTTGTCAGATGGGTGCAATCTGTTGTCCGGGAGGAGTGGACTGCTGAGGTGTTTGACGTCGAGCTGATGAGGTACCCCAACatcgaggaggagatggtggagaTGCTCCAGATCGCCATGGTATGCGTCTCAAGGACCCCAGAACGGCGGCCTAAGATGTCGGACGTGGTGAGGATGCTTGAAGATGTGCGGAGGACCGATACCGGGACGCGGACCTCGACGGAGGCATCCACTCCGGTGGTGGATGTTCAGAACAAGGCAGAGAGCTCATCTGCCGCTCACTGA